acataaaataaacctaacacggaataaaaatcccgagtgtataagctagtcactcgatcgagcaactttatatcactcgatcgaacaattccaagctaaaacctctcgatcgagaacttttggtactcgatcgaacacttatcaaaaaggcacaattcgatcgagtagaaaaaagactcgatcgaacaagatagtactcgatcaagtactttccagcgcacaattcctgcttcgcgcactgaacttcaaatggccgccatttcttcgttatatgggcaaacagagcgtttctggtggagttggaaagctaagaggacatgcctttatctccaattagaatcacttgaaaatctgttttagaactcgagatatggctcttcaaattaggcactagtattttgaagttcttcctttgctcgcctagctatcttacttctttgcacatctcaaaatagtagtattcaagctccgactcaactcatattctaaatgcatgcatagggacatgttttaggcttgattatgctcatcTACGGTACATACCTGcaaaataatacaagacaaaccaaagtagacgattcgggggacatttgtagctaaacactacataAAATGCACAGAGATGCGTGCAAATgtggtacaaaaagtctatataaaatgcatgcatCACCTGGCAGAggtcagcaccaatgatccatcagccagcagaacctTTACACCGAATCATCTCTCCATGGTCATTCATGGCACGGGGAATGGACATTGTTGGCCCACTACCCAGGGCCCCAGGAAACAGACtgtggatgctagcaatgacagactatttttttccaaatggatagaggcagaagcattcactaAGGTAAAAGATAAGAAAGTCATCTGTTTAATCAAACGTAACATCCTCTGCGGGTTCGATATCCCATCAGAAACTATATGTGACAACGGATCACAATTCGTGTCAAACGACACAGAAGGATACTGTGCTAGGTGGAACATCTCACTGAAAAAGTCaacacccaggactccaaagtccaacagGCAAGCTGAATCCACAATAAAATCATTATGGAAAATTTGAGGAGGAGGTTGgaagagttaggaggaaagtgggcagatgagttgCCACTAGTACTGTGGCCAGACCGAACCACACCAAAGACGGCGACAgaccaaacacccttcagcctggtgtttgcaACAGAGGCAGTGATTCCATCAGAGGTTCTAGTTCCAACTCACAGGTCTGGATGCATGATAGGGGAACTGAACAGTGCAGAGATAATCAGGAGTCTAGACATGGTAGACGAGCTTCGAGCAAGCGCGAAGATACATCTGGCTGCCTTCGAAAAGTCAGTTgccaaaagctacaacaagaacgtaaaaatcaggctcctggaggtaggagacctggttctccgtgagGTATTACAAAACACCAAAAACCGCAAAGCAAGTAAATTCGTCTATAAATgagaaggaccataccaggttgaAGGCGTTGTTGGACATGGGGCGTACAGATTAATGACCATGGATGGTCAGTTAATACAcaaaccatggaacatacttcacctcaAGAGGTATCACTTTTGATAACAAGCTAAGTAGAATTTAGTGTACAGAGTCTGTATtcgaaaaaccctaaaaaaaaaaaaattgtaggcATATTATCAATTTTCTATTGTACTTGTTTTATATTTGCATTTCTTTAAACTTGAAACCACTATTAGAGCTATGTGGTCTGTAGCTTCCTGGGTCCATGGTTGCTCTGGAACCCCATGAGATAgcgtcaggtacttcacatcgttttaatagattttctgacttttctattttgggttctTTGAAATACCACATTGGACTCTAACTTCTATGGTACGTTGAGAGTGTTGTCAGCGGGACTGTCAACTGTGAACAcagggtgacaaggcacatggcactccaacatgcctaacctaattCTCCAGTAGGAGCACCTTCACCAGCTGgcttgtggaacatac
This sequence is a window from Silene latifolia isolate original U9 population chromosome 8, ASM4854445v1, whole genome shotgun sequence. Protein-coding genes within it:
- the LOC141594971 gene encoding uncharacterized protein LOC141594971, which produces MENLRRRLEELGGKWADELPLVLWPDRTTPKTATDQTPFSLVFATEAVIPSEVLVPTHRSGCMIGELNSAEIIRSLDMVDELRASAKIHLAAFEKSVAKSYNKNLPGSMVALEPHEIASAGLSTVNTG